GCGGAAGCTCGTCGCGGCCCTACGCCGCCACTCCCGCGGGGGGAGCTCACCCCTGGACCACGCGCCGCCGCTCTCGGCCAGGGGGCTGCAACTCGCCCCTGGCCCGCACGCCGCCGATGGGGCTTGGGGGTGCCGTCCCCTCCGCCGGGGCAGGGGGGCCGGGAGAGGGAGCCAGCGGCGGGggcagggagagggagggaggggccgggagagggagggaggggtggggcggcggcggggtgcgTGAGTTATAGTATAGGAGCTTTGTCGAATGTcctagatctgacactcggcaaagcagtgtttgccgagtgccagattgggggcactcggcaaaccttttttccctcctcttccttcttttccataacgtgtttttctaaatttgttccgatgtactttgaaaaacttatatctttgtcgagtgcaaaaaaaacactcggcaaacttgcttctttgccgagtgcaaaaaaaacactcggcaaacttgcttctttgccgagtgcaaaaaaaacactcggcaaacttacttctttgtcaagtgttttttttcaacactcggtaaagagtttgtttaccgagtgcaattattttgccgagtgttttttcgcagcactcggcaaagagcttgtttgccaaGTGTCGAagggaatgcactcggcaaacataaaaacactcggcaaagagccggtttcCGGTAATGAATATTGGGTAGACAGGCTGGAATAAGAAAGCTTGGAAGTCATCAACTAACGCAGGTAGCCCTGAAGAAATGAATAAAAGGCATCATGTTTCTAAATACTGGTTTGGCATCAGGTTGTACTAATTACAGAATACTGAAACAGCAGAGATGTAAAAGGGGAAGCACAGATAGTGTCGTGCCTTGTGCTTTTGGCAGAGGAGTGCACATCAGATCACCGGAGAGGGTAGAAGCATTGGTCTGGTTTCCCTGTCATCCATCGAAGTGCTGTAGTAGGGATAGGCCGCAACGACCACTGGATCTGCGGGATTTGACACAACAACGGAGACATCAGCGCCGCGTTGAGCCAGAGGATATAGGCCGTGTTTGTTTTCGCTTATAATCGGAATCGAGGTGAAAAGAAGCGAGAATCCCACCCAAACACCCTCGCTTATTTTAGATTATGTAATCATCGGGGAGGTGAAAACAATCCTAAATGAACTTGTACCGGCGTTTTGCGGACCGCGAGCGAGCGACTGCGTTTCCCACACCGCAACTCTTTTTCCACCCTCTGCCCCTCCGCTCACCTGTCCGTCTCCCGTCCGCTCCCCTCCACTCACGACTCGCGCTCGCTAGGGTTCACGGCACCGCTTGCGCtcgcgccgcccctcccctccacTCGCGCCGCCGCTCCCGCTCCCTGTCCCCATCATCTTCTCTGGAGGCACCCGCAGCTGTTCGGTCGGTGGAGGCCGGTTCCCCCGTCGCCCTTTCCTCTGCTCCGACTGAAGGTGTTCCGCTTCGTCTACGATCCCCTCCGTCCTGGTTCCCTTGATTTGTTGAGGTACTTTTCTTCATACCCAATCTATGGATTGCTTTGATTTGTATTGCGTTCCCTTGATTTGTTGAGGTACTTTTCTTCATACCCGATCTATGGATTGCTTTTGATTTGTATTGCAAAAGGACGAATTATAGATGAGTACCATGGCTAGGGATATGTCTGTGCAGATGTTGAATGCTTTTTGTTTTAGGAATtggagctgcattgctttggtTAGGAATTTTTCTTCAAATATAATGCTGAATGCTTGTGTTTTATATATTTATTAGTCTGTGAAGATTTGAAATGGACAAGTCAGCAAGAGTTCAGGCAAAATGGGATGCTTTTTCTGCTAAGGCCTTCAATGACATTTGTGTGGAAGAAGTTCTTGCCCACAATAGGCCTGTACATTGTTTGAATAGTTTGGGCTATGCAAATCTTGTCCGAAAGTTCTTCGAACGTACCAAGAGGCCTTATAATGAGTCACAAATGAAGAATAGATGGGATACAATGAAGAAGAAATATAACCAATGTAAAACTTTGAACATGAGAGCTACTGGATTAGGGAGGAATCCTAACACTGGTTGTATTGTGGCTTCTGATGAATGGTGGGCAGAGCAAAATGCGGTGAGCATACAATCCACAAGTATTTTTCTCATATGCAAGTTGTTATGTTTTCTCTAAAAACAGCTAATTATTATTTTTTTCATTTACTTTTCAAGCTATGTCAGGTTGTATAACATTCAGAGATAACCCACTTGAGCATGAGGACCAGCAGCGGATCATGTTTGATGCAATTAGTGTTACTAATGAGACTTCATATGTTCCTGTTGGTGGTAGTGATGCTCTCCAAACAGGTCAAAGTGAGGATGCTGCTGATGCTATCAGTGAGGATGGTGTGACACCAAAGGTCACACCCACTTCAGAAAAACGGGGTCAAAAAAGACCAGCCCCAATTTCACCtccggaaaagaagaagaagactttTAGAGATCAATGCATGAAGCGTTTAGTGGATGCATATGAGAAGAAGGCACAAAGTAGTAAACAGTCGGCCACTTCACATGTCATTGATCATGTTAGAGATGAGGTTACTAAAATGATTGATCAAGTCATTGAGGATGGTGCTGAGGAAGGGAGCGATGAGCACTACTATGCCACACAACTACTTATGAAGAAGGAGTATCGTGACATGTTTAGTACTTTGAAGACACCTAGTGGGAGGTTAGGATGGCTGCGAAGAGCATGGGAAGACAAGAACAAGAATTAGTGTTAGATTGAGGTGGTCACATTTAtgttttattttccaattccttGTGTGAGACTATTGCTATTTCTTCCAATTCCTTGTGTGAGACTATTGCTATTTTTCCAATTCGTTGTGTGAGACTATGCTATTTTTCCAATTCGTTGTGTGAGACTATGCTATTTTTTCAATTCCTTGTGTGACACAATAATGTTGTTTAATTTGCCAACTTCCTTGTGTCTTAATGCCCAGTCTGTTACATATTGTAATGTGAGGTTGGCGCATCAATCTGAGTCTTAATGCCCAGAGCAATTCTTATATGAATGTTAAAGTTTTAATGTTCACACTGGATTCCTAGTAGAAATTTGAAATGATGTTCCAGTCTTCAGACTTGGGTGCAAGTGCTTTTTGTCATTGGGGTTGACTGAAGTGTTACATTTTGGGCCAGGTGATATGCATTTTAACCTATGTCTTTATTGTCGTGACTCTACATGTGCAGGTTTTGAACAGGCAATCCAATCATATGCGATTCATGTACTTTCCTTGACATGCCAGAAAGTTCCAAGGCCTATTCTTGCAGAGGTAAGACATATTCCCTGTTTAATTAATGTTCAAGTTCTTCAGTAAGTGCTGATGCCACATGAGCTTGTTTTTTATATTCATATGACTGGTAATCTTAGAAGCATATTAGACGATAGGTGGGAGCATGCTTTATGTCAACTGTACCATAATCAATTTGTAATCTGCAAAGCGTTGGATGTGAGCAAATATCTAATTGGTAGATCTTTTTGTGTCACAGATAATTATGAGTACATCTAGTGCTTCTAGTGAAATTGACTCAGATGATGATGACTTTATGGTGGCATACATTGCTTTGGAGTGCATGGGTAGTACAGGTAGAAAGAAAGCTGAAATTCCTATGACAATTCCAACTATGACCGGAATCCAGTGGGTTGAGATCACACTCCAAAATCCAACTGAATGCTATAACATGTTCAAAATGAGAAGGTCAGTTTTCCTACACCTTCATGACACCTTGGTAGAAAATTATGGCTTCAAAGCAAGTAGAGGAATGTGTACGAAGGAAGCCTTAGCAATGTTTTGGTGGGCATGTGGTGCACCTCAATCATTTAGGCAAGTGAAGAACAAGTTCACCCACTCATTAGAAACTATTAGCAGGAAATTTACAGAGGTACTTAAGTGTGTCATGCAGTTGGCTTTTTACATTGTGAGGCCTACATATCCACATTTTAGTTCTATACATCCTAAGCTACAAGAAGCTAGGTTTTGGCCTCATTTCAAAGATTGCATTGGTGCAATCGATGGCACACATATACCAGTAACTGTTCCATTGCATGAGCAACCTAAATACATTGGTCGTCATGGTTATGCATCGCAAAATGTAATGGCGGTCTGTGACTTTGATATGCGGTTCATATTTGTTGTCACCGGTTGGCCCGGATCTGTGCATGACAGTCGTGTCTTATTGGATACTCTAGTCACATACAAGCAACAATTCCCACACCCTCCCGAAGGTATGTATCTTTTGGACTCAAATCATTTTTTTGCAATTGACAAGGATATGAGGTGTTAAGTAACCTACAATTACAAAATGTAGGGAAGTATTATCTCGTCGATTCAGGATATCCTAATAAAAAAGGATATCTTGCACCATACAAGGGACAAAGGTACCATGTTTCTGAATGGCAACACGGTCGTACTCCAGTGGGATTCAAGGAGGTGTTCAATAATGCGCATTCAAGTTTGAGAAACGTGATTGAGAGGTCATTTGGAGTCCAAAAGATGAAATGGCGCATTCTCTTGAAGATGCCCAAATATTCAGTGAACAAGCAATCAAAAATTATAGTTGCTTGTATGGCCCTTCATAATTTCATTAGAGACAATTCCATAAATGATGCTCACTTTCAATCAAATATCCAAGAAGAAGGTACAGATGGATCCGAATCAAGCTCGGGTGAAGGAAGTGCTTCTGGAGATGATATGGATATGAGTGCTTTGTGTGATGCTATAGCCACGGCTATGGTTGGTTGATTAACTGTTGTATCGATCTCAATTTGTCAAGACTTTTGTTAATTTCATGTTGCCTACACATTAGTTATTGTCACAAACTAATTATTACAGAAACACAAAAAATTAGTACCATAACTATTTTCAGCTCGTATTCAGTGAACAAATGAGGTGTTATCAGCCTCAGGGGCATACAGGTCATTTTGCACTCAGGACAGACAATCTAAGGGCAATAATTAGGATTGCCAAACACCCTCGATTGTTTAGACAGCAGATTCTTTTTGTCGCAGCTTATCAAAAAATCCTGATCAGATTAAAATCGATTCTCAAATAAGCATTCCCAAACAGGGCCATAGAGAGTATGACTGTATCAGTATTTGGTGGCTATTATACTATATTATAGTGCCACGATCAGGG
This sequence is a window from Miscanthus floridulus cultivar M001 chromosome 10, ASM1932011v1, whole genome shotgun sequence. Protein-coding genes within it:
- the LOC136487197 gene encoding protein ALP1-like; protein product: MSGCITFRDNPLEHEDQQRIMFDAISVTNETSYVPVGGSDALQTGQSEDAADAISEDGVTPKVTPTSEKRGQKRPAPISPPEKKKKTFRDQCMKRLVDAYEKKAQSSKQSATSHVIDHVRDEVTKMIDQVIEDGAEEGSDEHYYATQLLMKKEYRDMFSFEQAIQSYAIHVLSLTCQKVPRPILAEIIMSTSSASSEIDSDDDDFMVAYIALECMGSTGRKKAEIPMTIPTMTGIQWVEITLQNPTECYNMFKMRRSVFLHLHDTLVENYGFKASRGMCTKEALAMFWWACGAPQSFRQVKNKFTHSLETISRKFTEVLKCVMQLAFYIVRPTYPHFSSIHPKLQEARFWPHFKDCIGAIDGTHIPVTVPLHEQPKYIGRHGYASQNVMAVCDFDMRFIFVVTGWPGSVHDSRVLLDTLVTYKQQFPHPPEGKYYLVDSGYPNKKGYLAPYKGQRYHVSEWQHGRTPVGFKEVFNNAHSSLRNVIERSFGVQKMKWRILLKMPKYSVNKQSKIIVACMALHNFIRDNSINDAHFQSNIQEEGTDGSESSSGEGSASGDDMDMSALCDAIATAMVG